The following proteins are co-located in the Deinococcus metallilatus genome:
- a CDS encoding NAD(P)-dependent oxidoreductase, protein MRVLVPDLPEFRELRVEGVEFAFYSAEQLPEGEAEGLVLWLTPPGLQGQLLNWPGLKWVLTLTAGIEHVAGALPEGVTLYNAHRLHDRAVAVHVLAGMLAAARGLHRFRDAQQEGRWKRTLDLGTLDEARVVIWGYGHIGRILEDLLRPFNAKVTGIRSRTPDAERDAALAEADWVVLLLPSTPETKGIVNAEVLARLKPGAWLSNQGRGDLIDTDALLAALESGHLGGAVLDVTDPEPLPEGHPLWQQPNVIITPHIASTTRDLIRRGADYTRAFLTEMQAGREPEGRVEAGQRY, encoded by the coding sequence GTGCGCGTGCTGGTGCCTGATCTGCCCGAATTCCGCGAGTTGCGAGTGGAGGGCGTGGAGTTCGCCTTTTACAGTGCGGAGCAGTTGCCCGAAGGCGAGGCCGAGGGGCTGGTGCTGTGGCTGACCCCGCCAGGTCTGCAAGGCCAACTGCTGAACTGGCCCGGATTGAAGTGGGTGCTGACCCTGACGGCGGGGATCGAGCATGTCGCGGGCGCCCTGCCGGAAGGCGTCACGCTCTACAACGCCCACCGCCTGCACGACCGGGCGGTCGCCGTTCACGTCCTCGCCGGAATGCTCGCCGCCGCGCGCGGCCTGCACCGCTTCCGCGACGCGCAGCAGGAGGGCCGCTGGAAGCGCACCCTCGACCTCGGCACGCTGGATGAGGCGCGGGTGGTGATCTGGGGCTACGGCCACATCGGCAGGATTCTGGAAGACCTCCTGCGGCCCTTCAACGCGAAGGTGACGGGCATCCGCTCCCGCACCCCGGACGCCGAGCGCGACGCGGCCCTGGCCGAGGCCGACTGGGTCGTTCTGCTCCTCCCCAGCACACCGGAGACGAAGGGCATCGTGAACGCGGAGGTGCTGGCCCGCCTGAAGCCGGGCGCGTGGCTCAGCAACCAGGGGCGCGGCGACCTGATCGACACGGACGCGCTGCTGGCCGCGCTGGAGTCCGGCCACCTCGGCGGCGCGGTGCTGGACGTGACCGACCCGGAGCCGCTGCCGGAGGGGCACCCGCTGTGGCAGCAGCCCAACGTGATCATCACGCCGCATATCGCCAGCACGACGCGCGACCTGATTCGGCGCGGCGCCGACTACACCCGCGCCTTCCTGACGGAGATGCAGGCCGGGCGGGAACCCGAGGGGCGGGTGGAGGCGGGGCAGCGGTACTGA
- the mnmA gene encoding tRNA 2-thiouridine(34) synthase MnmA, with translation MSGQEKANQRVLCAMSGGVDSSVTAALLKDAGYQVVGAMMRFWPDDKRVDTFDTCCSPDAAYEARRVAEQVGVPFYLLDYREQFQRHIVGPFLSEYAQGRTPNPCVNCNTKVKFDELVKKAKMLGCKYVATGHYVKRVENERGEVEFWRGDDPRKDQTYFLWGTPREALPYILFPVGEMEKPRVREIAAEKGLLTARKPESQNICFVPGKVQDFVAEHIPQAQGFIREISTGEVVGEHLGTQFYTLGQKKGLGLYQSHRVRHVVHLDPAANTVWVGDYEDCLWTGLKAEGANYLLDLAELPREVEVQVRYRTKPVQATVLHADEHGFELKFAEPQFAVAPGQSAVLYAGPRLLGGGLIADHARDLPEIQG, from the coding sequence ATGAGCGGCCAGGAGAAGGCAAATCAGCGGGTGTTGTGTGCGATGTCGGGCGGGGTGGATTCCAGCGTCACGGCGGCGCTGCTGAAAGACGCGGGCTATCAGGTCGTCGGCGCGATGATGCGCTTCTGGCCGGATGACAAGCGCGTCGACACCTTCGATACCTGCTGCTCACCCGACGCGGCCTACGAGGCCCGCCGCGTGGCTGAGCAGGTGGGTGTGCCCTTCTACCTGCTCGACTACCGCGAACAGTTCCAGCGCCACATCGTCGGCCCCTTCCTGTCCGAGTACGCACAGGGCCGCACACCCAACCCCTGCGTGAACTGCAACACGAAGGTGAAGTTCGACGAGCTGGTGAAAAAGGCGAAGATGCTGGGCTGCAAGTACGTGGCGACCGGGCATTACGTGAAGCGCGTGGAGAATGAGCGCGGCGAGGTGGAATTCTGGCGGGGCGACGACCCCCGCAAGGACCAGACCTACTTCCTGTGGGGCACCCCGCGCGAGGCGCTGCCGTACATCCTCTTCCCGGTGGGCGAGATGGAAAAGCCCCGCGTGCGCGAGATCGCCGCCGAGAAGGGCCTGCTGACCGCCCGCAAGCCCGAAAGCCAGAACATCTGCTTCGTACCCGGCAAGGTGCAGGACTTCGTGGCCGAACACATCCCGCAGGCGCAGGGCTTCATCCGCGAGATCAGCACCGGGGAAGTGGTGGGTGAACATCTGGGCACGCAGTTCTACACCCTGGGCCAGAAGAAGGGCCTGGGCCTGTACCAGTCCCACCGCGTCCGCCACGTCGTCCACCTCGACCCCGCTGCCAACACCGTCTGGGTCGGAGACTACGAGGACTGCCTGTGGACCGGGTTGAAGGCGGAGGGCGCGAACTACCTCCTCGACCTGGCCGAGTTGCCGCGTGAGGTGGAGGTCCAGGTGCGCTACCGCACGAAGCCGGTCCAGGCGACGGTCCTCCACGCCGACGAACACGGCTTTGAGCTGAAGTTCGCGGAACCGCAGTTCGCCGTCGCGCCGGGGCAGAGCGCGGTGCTGTACGCGGGGCCGCGTTTATTGGGCGGCGGGCTGATCGCGGACCACGCGCGGGACTTGCCAGAGATTCAGGGTTGA
- the lysA gene encoding diaminopimelate decarboxylase, with the protein MTLPRAELSTAAERFGTPLYVYDAAELDAALARVRAAFGTARVFYAMKANPNLTLLRRMRAAGVGFECVSAGEIARAEHIGAKGDAVLVNGPAKSAEEYAAGARLGATFIVDRAEEVGLLPPRSKALVRVNPALAVSTHDHLATGAAGSKFGVTLEQAPGVLRALREAGHDARGLHVHIGSAIRNAADFSAAFARLMDLHPQTGDLEVLDVGGGWGVDADLAGIAREAQAAASVFGARLWVEPGRYLVARAGTLLTRVVGTKRTGRNFLLTDAGMTELLRPMLYGAQHPVTALWDGEAREKWDVAGPACESGDLLARDVPLPSPTPGDLLAIGEAGAYGASMSSTYLTRSRPAEALWDGSSWTLIRRRETPQEVWAAELQVVES; encoded by the coding sequence GTGACCCTTCCGCGCGCTGAACTGTCGACCGCCGCCGAACGTTTCGGCACCCCCCTCTACGTGTACGACGCCGCCGAACTGGACGCGGCGCTCGCACGGGTGCGTGCCGCCTTCGGAACGGCGCGGGTGTTCTACGCAATGAAGGCGAATCCGAATCTCACGCTGCTGCGGCGGATGCGGGCGGCAGGCGTGGGTTTCGAGTGCGTGAGCGCGGGCGAGATCGCGCGGGCGGAACATATCGGCGCAAAGGGTGACGCCGTGCTGGTGAACGGCCCTGCCAAATCGGCGGAGGAGTACGCGGCGGGCGCGCGGCTGGGCGCGACCTTCATCGTGGACCGGGCGGAGGAGGTGGGGTTGCTCCCACCCCGCTCAAAGGCGCTGGTCCGCGTGAACCCGGCCCTTGCCGTCAGCACGCATGACCACCTCGCCACGGGAGCGGCGGGCAGCAAGTTCGGCGTGACGCTGGAGCAGGCACCGGGAGTGCTGCGGGCGTTGCGGGAGGCCGGACACGACGCGCGTGGCCTGCACGTCCACATCGGCAGCGCGATTCGGAACGCGGCGGACTTCAGCGCGGCTTTCGCGCGGCTGATGGACCTGCACCCACAGACCGGTGACCTGGAGGTGCTGGACGTGGGCGGCGGCTGGGGTGTGGACGCCGACCTGGCGGGCATCGCGCGGGAAGCGCAGGCGGCCGCTTCCGTCTTCGGCGCGCGGCTCTGGGTGGAGCCGGGGCGGTATCTGGTGGCGCGGGCGGGGACGCTGCTGACGCGGGTGGTGGGCACCAAGCGCACCGGGCGCAACTTCCTGCTGACCGACGCGGGGATGACCGAACTGCTGCGGCCGATGCTGTACGGCGCGCAGCACCCCGTCACCGCACTCTGGGACGGGGAGGCGCGGGAAAAATGGGACGTGGCCGGTCCCGCCTGCGAGAGCGGTGACCTGCTGGCGCGGGATGTGCCGCTGCCCTCCCCCACCCCCGGCGACCTGCTCGCCATCGGGGAAGCCGGGGCTTACGGCGCGAGCATGAGCAGCACGTACCTCACCCGCTCCCGTCCTGCCGAGGCGCTGTGGGATGGGTCGAGCTGGACGCTGATCCGCCGCCGCGAGACGCCGCAGGAGGTGTGGGCGGCGGAGCTTCAGGTGGTCGAAAGCTGA
- the vapC gene encoding type II toxin-antitoxin system tRNA(fMet)-specific endonuclease VapC, with protein sequence MALRFLLDTNICIYIMNKRPPHVAERFAQYPPDAIGLSSVTLAELSYGVEKSCSSRNQLVLQGFIAPLEVVPFGPEAAWRYGEVRSALERRGVPIGALDTLIAAHALALDLTLVTHNTREFERVVGLRVENWF encoded by the coding sequence ATGGCGCTGCGGTTCCTGCTCGATACCAATATCTGCATCTACATCATGAACAAACGGCCTCCGCACGTCGCGGAGCGCTTTGCCCAGTACCCACCGGATGCCATCGGCCTGTCGAGCGTGACCCTTGCTGAGCTGAGTTACGGCGTGGAAAAGAGCTGCTCAAGCCGTAATCAACTGGTCTTGCAGGGCTTCATCGCGCCCCTGGAAGTCGTTCCTTTTGGCCCCGAAGCGGCCTGGCGCTATGGCGAGGTCAGGAGCGCGCTGGAGCGGCGGGGAGTGCCAATCGGTGCCCTGGATACGCTGATCGCCGCGCACGCCCTGGCCCTTGACCTGACCCTCGTCACCCACAACACCCGCGAATTTGAGCGGGTCGTGGGCCTGCGGGTCGAGAACTGGTTCTGA
- a CDS encoding antitoxin produces MIMTTGSILYPGDVMNKAKLFENGRSQAVRLPKAFRFEGQEVLIKRVGNGVLLLPPTPEGQREFWQRWYEELPELDVPLEREQPAVQERDWDL; encoded by the coding sequence ATGATCATGACCACTGGGTCTATACTTTATCCGGGTGATGTGATGAACAAGGCGAAGCTGTTCGAGAATGGCCGCAGTCAGGCCGTCCGCCTTCCCAAAGCCTTCCGCTTCGAGGGGCAGGAAGTCCTGATCAAACGGGTGGGCAACGGTGTTCTCCTGCTGCCGCCCACCCCGGAAGGCCAGCGGGAATTCTGGCAGCGCTGGTATGAGGAACTGCCCGAGCTGGACGTGCCCCTGGAACGCGAGCAGCCAGCCGTGCAGGAACGCGACTGGGACCTCTGA
- a CDS encoding TetR/AcrR family transcriptional regulator: MTVPPSLPTSPTPDTTRARILTEAARLFVASGYHGVSMREVAAAVGVTKPALYHHYADKEALFLAMLEGTLAGLARLVAHAQAQAGVRAQLETLVGDLLASAPEQRVGLQLAGELRHVSPERRKAFEDEYRRVWMGGLTRLIEEASQRGELRADLPPAVLTRALLALLYPLVTGAPTSDPQGTARALLSVYLDGATPR, from the coding sequence GTGACTGTCCCGCCCTCGCTGCCGACCTCGCCCACCCCCGATACCACGCGCGCCCGCATCCTGACCGAGGCGGCGCGGCTTTTCGTGGCGAGCGGCTACCACGGGGTCAGCATGCGCGAGGTGGCGGCGGCGGTGGGCGTGACCAAACCCGCGCTGTACCACCACTATGCCGACAAGGAAGCGCTGTTCCTGGCGATGCTGGAGGGCACCCTGGCCGGGCTCGCGCGGCTGGTGGCGCACGCACAGGCCCAGGCAGGCGTGCGGGCGCAACTGGAGACGCTGGTGGGCGACCTGCTGGCGAGCGCGCCGGAGCAGCGGGTGGGCCTGCAACTGGCGGGCGAACTGCGGCACGTCTCCCCCGAGCGCCGCAAAGCGTTCGAGGACGAGTACCGCCGGGTGTGGATGGGCGGCCTGACCCGGCTGATCGAGGAGGCGTCCCAGCGTGGCGAGCTGAGGGCCGACCTGCCCCCCGCCGTGCTGACGCGCGCGCTGCTGGCCCTGCTGTATCCGCTGGTCACGGGTGCGCCGACGAGTGACCCCCAGGGGACAGCGCGGGCACTGCTGAGCGTGTACCTGGACGGGGCCACGCCGCGTTAG
- a CDS encoding TerC family protein, with translation MIESLFGWVSQPEAWLAFGTLLLLEVVLGIDNVIFLSILAGKLPPEQQQRARTVGLLAAMLMRLALLFSITWIYRLQDDLFTAFGMGFSGRDLILILGGLFLLYKAVKEMHEQLEGPGTHEANVVNQGTANFAATIAQIMLLDIVFSLDSVITAVGMADDIGVMVCAVVVTVGIMLVAARPIGDFVQAHPTIKMLALAFLLLIGVNLIADGFGLHIPKGYTYFAMGFAILVELLNMRARRGRPVDLHETQRHPDAS, from the coding sequence GTGATTGAATCCCTGTTTGGCTGGGTCAGTCAGCCTGAAGCGTGGCTGGCCTTCGGGACGCTGCTCCTGCTGGAAGTGGTGCTCGGCATCGACAACGTGATCTTTCTGAGTATCCTGGCGGGCAAGCTGCCGCCCGAGCAGCAGCAGCGGGCGCGGACGGTCGGGTTGCTCGCGGCCATGCTGATGCGGCTGGCGCTGCTGTTCTCGATCACCTGGATCTACCGCCTGCAAGACGACCTGTTTACCGCCTTCGGCATGGGCTTTTCGGGCCGCGACCTGATCCTAATTCTCGGCGGCCTCTTTCTGCTGTACAAGGCCGTCAAGGAGATGCACGAGCAGCTCGAAGGTCCCGGCACCCACGAGGCGAACGTGGTGAACCAGGGGACCGCCAACTTCGCGGCGACCATCGCCCAGATCATGCTGCTGGACATCGTGTTCAGCCTGGACAGCGTGATCACGGCGGTCGGGATGGCCGACGACATCGGCGTGATGGTGTGCGCGGTGGTGGTGACGGTGGGCATCATGCTGGTCGCCGCGCGGCCCATCGGGGACTTCGTGCAGGCGCACCCGACGATCAAGATGCTGGCGCTGGCCTTCCTGCTGCTGATCGGCGTGAACCTGATCGCGGACGGCTTTGGCCTGCATATCCCGAAGGGCTATACCTACTTCGCGATGGGCTTCGCCATCCTGGTCGAACTGCTGAACATGCGCGCCCGCCGAGGCAGGCCGGTGGACCTGCACGAGACGCAGCGGCACCCGGACGCAAGCTGA
- a CDS encoding TerC family protein, which yields MAAFLSAFSTPEAWVAVLSLTLLELVLGIDNIVFITLLAGRLPREQQAFARTLGLALAVVTRIALLASVTWLTRLTTPVLSVFGQALSVRDLVLLAGGLFLMVKSVRELSNMARNPLGREEPDAPRVTLAGVILQIPLLDIVFSLDSVITAVGVSGNLPVMIAAVVLAMGVMIAASGSISRYMDAHPPLKLLAAAFLLLIGMTLVGEAFGVEVPRGFIYFTMLFSGVVMLYTVRAARTVLRQRLEEAGVAPPTPSERERR from the coding sequence ATGGCTGCCTTCCTGTCCGCCTTCAGCACGCCGGAAGCGTGGGTCGCCGTGCTGAGCCTCACCCTGCTGGAACTGGTGCTGGGCATCGACAACATCGTGTTCATCACGCTGCTGGCCGGACGGCTCCCGCGCGAGCAGCAGGCGTTCGCCCGGACCCTGGGGTTGGCGCTGGCGGTGGTCACCCGGATCGCGCTGCTCGCCAGCGTGACGTGGCTGACGCGCCTGACCACGCCGGTCCTGAGCGTGTTCGGGCAGGCCCTCAGCGTGCGCGACCTCGTCCTTCTGGCGGGCGGCCTGTTCCTGATGGTCAAGAGCGTGCGCGAGCTGTCCAACATGGCGCGCAATCCGCTGGGCCGCGAGGAACCGGACGCCCCGCGCGTGACGCTGGCGGGCGTGATTCTCCAGATTCCGCTGCTGGACATCGTCTTCAGCCTGGACAGCGTGATCACGGCGGTCGGTGTGAGCGGCAACCTCCCGGTGATGATCGCGGCGGTCGTGCTGGCGATGGGGGTGATGATCGCCGCCAGCGGCTCCATCTCGCGCTACATGGACGCACACCCGCCGCTGAAGCTGCTGGCCGCCGCCTTCCTGCTCCTGATCGGCATGACGCTGGTCGGGGAAGCCTTCGGGGTGGAAGTCCCGCGCGGCTTTATCTACTTCACGATGCTGTTCTCGGGCGTGGTGATGCTGTACACGGTGCGGGCCGCACGGACGGTGCTCCGGCAACGGCTGGAGGAAGCGGGGGTGGCGCCCCCCACACCCAGCGAGCGGGAACGGCGCTAG
- a CDS encoding endonuclease III domain-containing protein, protein MPRVPSAPRPPRLTPAQEVPPPPHLPEITRRLAATYLPTPLTPHVSREPLDDLIRIILAQQNTSALTRRQFEALKATYPVWEAALADGPDGVETVLRAAGGGLARTKADYIWNVLHRLEETRGDLSLRVLRTMNDADARALLESLPGVGMKTASLLLLFDLARPAIPVENNIHRVAGRLDLIPARWNILKAERWFDEVLPRDWVTRATFHVSAIRHGRQTCLSRRPRCAVCVLQDLCPSAALFLNGEAEA, encoded by the coding sequence GTGCCGCGCGTCCCCTCCGCCCCTCGCCCACCCCGGCTGACCCCCGCCCAGGAGGTGCCGCCGCCCCCGCACCTGCCGGAGATCACGCGCCGCCTCGCGGCCACCTACCTGCCCACGCCGCTCACCCCGCATGTCAGCCGCGAGCCGCTGGACGACCTGATCCGCATCATCCTGGCGCAGCAGAACACCTCGGCGCTGACCCGGCGGCAGTTCGAGGCGCTGAAGGCGACCTACCCCGTCTGGGAAGCCGCCCTTGCTGACGGCCCGGACGGGGTCGAGACGGTGTTGCGCGCGGCGGGCGGCGGCCTGGCGCGAACGAAGGCCGACTACATCTGGAACGTGCTGCACCGGTTGGAGGAGACGCGAGGGGACCTCAGCCTGCGCGTCCTGCGGACCATGAATGACGCGGATGCCCGCGCCCTGCTGGAGTCGTTGCCGGGGGTGGGGATGAAGACGGCGTCGCTCCTCCTGCTGTTCGACCTGGCCCGCCCCGCGATTCCGGTGGAGAACAACATCCACCGCGTCGCTGGACGGCTGGACCTGATCCCCGCCCGCTGGAACATCCTCAAGGCGGAACGCTGGTTTGACGAGGTGCTGCCGCGCGACTGGGTTACCCGCGCCACCTTCCACGTCTCCGCCATCCGGCACGGACGGCAGACCTGCCTTTCCCGGCGCCCCCGCTGTGCGGTCTGCGTCTTGCAGGACCTCTGCCCCTCGGCGGCGCTCTTCCTGAACGGTGAGGCTGAGGCTTGA
- a CDS encoding PilN domain-containing protein gives MRRAAPALLLLVPLLGGCTRTTDTFKPRIVVTSPDGGGVSRARSFTVQGYALDDQGVTQITVDGKAIPIKPGSRKIANFAFQTQLKDTRSEYTITARDKAGNESTLVLPVAVDSVPPAIKVTRFERDGNVIRVTGVATDNGRVAQISVDGNRLNITPGTRVDFYAETSGSYADIQVTDGAGNVTKLRARQ, from the coding sequence ATGCGCCGCGCCGCCCCTGCCCTCCTCCTGCTCGTGCCCCTGCTCGGCGGCTGCACCCGCACGACCGACACCTTCAAGCCGCGCATCGTGGTCACCAGCCCGGACGGCGGCGGCGTCAGTCGGGCGCGCAGCTTCACGGTGCAGGGGTACGCGCTGGACGATCAGGGCGTCACGCAGATCACGGTGGACGGCAAGGCCATTCCGATCAAGCCCGGCAGCCGCAAGATCGCCAATTTCGCGTTCCAGACGCAGCTCAAGGACACGCGCAGCGAGTACACCATCACGGCGCGTGACAAGGCGGGCAACGAGAGTACGCTGGTGCTGCCCGTCGCGGTGGACAGTGTCCCGCCCGCCATCAAGGTCACCCGCTTCGAGCGCGACGGCAACGTGATCCGCGTGACCGGCGTCGCCACCGACAACGGCCGGGTGGCGCAGATCAGCGTGGACGGCAACCGCCTGAACATCACGCCCGGTACGCGGGTGGACTTCTACGCCGAGACGAGCGGCAGCTACGCGGACATCCAGGTCACGGACGGGGCCGGAAACGTCACCAAACTGCGTGCGAGGCAGTGA
- the hisZ gene encoding ATP phosphoribosyltransferase regulatory subunit, which produces MSLPSRPATLSRAVPQGTRDVLPPEWAWREHLRTRLAGVFAAWGYRGVEVPALEFAAESHPQNARAFKLIDTGGEVLALRSEFTTAVGRLVRARFPEGPFPLRLQYGGRLWLRTLTSELGRLREFNQVGVELIGVATPQADAELLRLGTRALETVGVQAVMEVGYPGFVDAVLEDAGLPAAARNALHDAIDRKSGADVDLLAARHGLNPEVTATLHTLTDLYGGPEVLAQAAALARGARARAAVAYLEAVSALCEPGLLFDLGASRRYGYYTGITFRAYAEGLNQPVLGGGRYDLGGLPGAGFAIGLERLTEVTAAKLPPSRKWCWPSIPSAQRPPAPPEWWPNSPGRTTARNCWPTAPAGVSAAGPRGTR; this is translated from the coding sequence GTGAGCCTCCCCTCCCGCCCCGCCACCCTGTCCCGCGCCGTTCCCCAGGGCACCCGCGACGTGCTGCCGCCCGAGTGGGCCTGGCGCGAGCATTTGCGGACGCGGCTGGCAGGCGTCTTTGCCGCGTGGGGCTACCGGGGCGTGGAGGTCCCGGCGCTGGAGTTCGCCGCCGAGAGTCATCCTCAGAATGCCCGGGCCTTCAAGCTGATCGACACGGGCGGGGAGGTGCTGGCCCTCCGCAGCGAGTTCACCACCGCAGTCGGGCGGCTGGTGCGGGCGCGCTTTCCCGAGGGGCCGTTTCCATTGCGCCTTCAGTACGGGGGCAGGCTGTGGCTGCGGACCCTGACCAGCGAACTGGGAAGGCTGCGCGAGTTCAACCAGGTCGGCGTGGAGCTGATCGGCGTGGCGACGCCGCAAGCCGACGCGGAACTGCTGCGCCTGGGCACGCGGGCGCTGGAAACGGTGGGCGTGCAGGCCGTGATGGAGGTGGGGTATCCCGGCTTCGTGGACGCCGTGCTGGAGGACGCCGGGCTGCCTGCCGCCGCCCGGAACGCCCTTCACGACGCAATTGACCGCAAGAGCGGCGCGGACGTGGACCTGCTCGCGGCCCGACACGGCCTGAACCCCGAGGTGACCGCCACCCTCCACACCCTGACCGACCTGTACGGCGGGCCGGAGGTGCTGGCGCAGGCGGCGGCGCTGGCGCGCGGGGCGAGAGCGCGAGCGGCGGTGGCGTATCTGGAAGCGGTATCCGCGCTCTGCGAGCCGGGGCTGCTGTTCGACCTGGGGGCCAGCCGCCGTTACGGGTACTACACCGGGATCACCTTCCGCGCTTACGCCGAGGGCCTGAACCAGCCGGTGCTGGGGGGCGGACGCTACGACCTGGGGGGACTGCCGGGCGCGGGCTTCGCCATCGGGCTGGAGCGGCTGACGGAGGTCACGGCGGCGAAGTTGCCCCCGAGCCGGAAGTGGTGCTGGCCCTCGATCCCATCGGCGCAGAGGCCGCCCGCGCCGCCGGAATGGTGGCCGAACTCGCCTGGACGGACGACCGCGAGGAACTGCTGGCCTACTGCGCCCGCCGGGGTATCCGCCGCTGGGCCCAGGGGGACACGCTGA
- the hisG gene encoding ATP phosphoribosyltransferase, producing MTPAPPRSPDHLTLALPKGRILEDAVALLAQAGLPLTLPEKSRALRHEFPGVTVLELRNQDVPVYVDLGVADAGIVGKDVLIESGRAVYEPVDLRFAACHLSMIREVGANGPIGRVATKYPRSARAYLAARGIPAEVVKLSGNIELAALTGLADAVVDLVQTGSTLRANHLEEVDVLYHSSARLIVNRAALKLRRSRLRPLIERLRELVGSGQAGETGDV from the coding sequence ATGACGCCCGCGCCGCCCCGCAGTCCCGACCACCTCACCCTCGCCCTCCCGAAGGGCCGTATTCTGGAAGATGCCGTCGCCCTGCTGGCGCAAGCCGGGCTGCCCCTTACCCTCCCCGAGAAGTCCCGCGCGCTCCGGCACGAGTTCCCGGGCGTGACCGTGCTCGAACTGCGGAATCAGGACGTGCCGGTCTATGTAGACCTGGGCGTGGCGGACGCGGGCATCGTCGGCAAGGACGTGCTGATCGAGTCGGGCCGCGCCGTCTACGAGCCGGTGGATCTGCGCTTCGCGGCCTGTCACCTGTCAATGATCCGGGAGGTGGGGGCCAACGGTCCCATCGGGCGCGTCGCCACCAAGTACCCGCGTTCGGCCCGCGCGTATCTGGCGGCACGCGGCATTCCCGCCGAGGTGGTGAAGCTGTCGGGCAACATCGAGCTGGCCGCGCTGACCGGCCTGGCTGACGCGGTGGTGGACCTGGTGCAGACGGGCAGCACGCTGCGGGCGAACCATCTGGAAGAGGTGGACGTGCTGTACCACTCCAGCGCCCGCCTCATCGTGAATCGCGCGGCGCTGAAGCTGCGGCGATCAAGGCTGCGGCCCCTGATCGAGCGGCTGCGGGAACTGGTGGGGAGCGGTCAGGCAGGGGAAACCGGGGACGTGTAG
- a CDS encoding MalY/PatB family protein, whose product MTDPQLPELTPDVSGADAYGTLDPAALRHADSLKWNKYEEGVIPLWVADMDFPVAPPILAALQERLTRGLGYHLQGGPALQNALRAKLATQGLTELPEDGLSFLPGVVPGLYAAVAALTEPGEPVLTMTPIYHPFHLSITEQGRRVAAAPLREGTEGHLARWEIDWDAMEAAAQGTRLLLLCHPHNPTGRVWDAEELVRLRDFALAHDLYVVSDELHADLRYTDAPFESFAADPRVRGKTLTLTGPCKAYNTAALGIGVMVGHDAALVKRVRGAAGGLMGHPSALSATMWLAALQEGGPWLADTLAYLRGNRAVLHAFLDARLPWVRATEPEATYLAWLDLRAHPRASSIQNFLLEEARLGVHDGPLFAPDELKGRYQGFIRLNFATSRPLLIEALERMADALGAEVPATVESR is encoded by the coding sequence ATGACCGATCCGCAGCTTCCCGAACTGACGCCCGACGTATCCGGTGCTGACGCTTACGGCACCCTCGACCCCGCCGCGCTCCGGCACGCGGACAGCCTGAAGTGGAACAAGTACGAGGAAGGCGTGATCCCGCTGTGGGTGGCCGATATGGACTTTCCGGTGGCGCCGCCCATCCTCGCGGCATTGCAGGAGCGGCTGACACGCGGGCTGGGGTACCACTTGCAGGGCGGCCCGGCCCTTCAGAACGCGCTGCGGGCGAAGCTCGCCACCCAGGGCCTGACCGAGCTCCCCGAGGACGGCCTCAGCTTCCTGCCTGGGGTGGTGCCGGGCCTGTACGCGGCAGTCGCGGCCCTGACCGAGCCGGGCGAGCCGGTGCTCACCATGACGCCGATCTACCACCCCTTCCACCTCAGCATCACCGAGCAGGGCCGCCGGGTGGCCGCCGCGCCGCTGCGCGAGGGGACAGAAGGCCACCTGGCCCGCTGGGAAATCGACTGGGACGCAATGGAAGCCGCCGCCCAGGGCACCCGCCTGCTGCTGCTCTGCCACCCGCACAACCCCACTGGGCGCGTGTGGGACGCGGAAGAACTGGTCCGCCTGCGGGACTTCGCGCTGGCGCACGACCTGTACGTGGTGTCGGATGAGTTGCACGCCGACCTGCGCTACACGGACGCGCCCTTCGAGTCCTTCGCCGCCGACCCGCGTGTGCGGGGGAAGACCCTCACCCTGACCGGACCGTGTAAGGCGTACAACACGGCGGCCCTGGGCATCGGCGTGATGGTGGGGCACGACGCGGCACTGGTGAAGCGGGTCCGGGGCGCGGCGGGAGGCCTGATGGGGCACCCCTCCGCCCTCAGCGCGACGATGTGGCTGGCGGCGCTGCAAGAAGGCGGCCCCTGGCTGGCGGACACGCTCGCCTACCTGCGCGGGAACCGGGCCGTGCTGCACGCCTTCCTCGACGCGCGGCTGCCCTGGGTGCGCGCCACCGAGCCGGAAGCGACCTACCTCGCCTGGCTGGACCTGCGCGCCCATCCCCGTGCTTCCTCCATCCAGAACTTCCTGCTGGAAGAGGCGCGCCTCGGGGTGCACGATGGCCCCCTCTTCGCGCCCGACGAACTCAAGGGGCGTTACCAGGGCTTCATCCGCCTGAACTTTGCCACCAGCCGCCCTCTCCTGATTGAGGCGCTGGAAAGGATGGCGGACGCGCTGGGGGCGGAGGTGCCCGCAACGGTGGAGAGCCGCTGA